A genomic window from Sulfolobales archaeon includes:
- a CDS encoding archaellin/type IV pilin N-terminal domain-containing protein, translating into MKWVYRYRAKGLEPLIAAIILIAITLVIAIAVVAWMTGLFGTTVGGSEQLVVLPNATLYNSSNVWKLNVSVRNAGSTSSSVVAIYVGNYTCFSGTQAIQPGATYTFSDLTCSNNAQAFISGVRYTIKVVTVAGNTFYTEVIAS; encoded by the coding sequence ATGAAGTGGGTGTATAGGTATAGAGCAAAGGGGCTAGAGCCTCTGATAGCTGCCATAATATTGATAGCGATAACTCTGGTAATAGCAATAGCAGTAGTGGCATGGATGACAGGGCTATTCGGAACAACTGTAGGAGGTTCAGAACAGCTGGTAGTGCTCCCTAACGCAACCCTATATAATAGTAGTAACGTCTGGAAGCTTAATGTAAGCGTTAGAAATGCTGGATCCACAAGTTCAAGTGTAGTAGCAATATATGTGGGTAACTACACATGCTTCTCGGGAACTCAGGCAATACAGCCTGGAGCCACATACACTTTCTCGGATCTGACATGTAGTAATAATGCCCAAGCATTTATTAGCGGGGTTAGATATACAATTAAGGTTGTAACGGTCGCTGGAAACACCTTCTATACTGAGGTTATTGCTAGCTAG
- a CDS encoding transposase, producing MARVARTVAVRSVKLPRKVFNIFVELEGMYRNMVEQLVMYAIRSDITSFTRLKAINYHGMRNLYPHIPSHYIYTACQDSSSRAKSFIKRKKKGLAKRDYPEVRSISIWLDDHLWELNSLRSIKIATHRGWIEIEFEPHKQYWRYVNRGWRLASEARIKLDRKNRQLIIYLVFVRDVEDYNARGFLPIDVNENNITILLDGIAYLFETDLGKIVLGYYYRRKMVQKKYDRPYTDTRVKKKIMKKLKEKKKKDDTRWKIANIVVRTALEKGYAVVLERLGKKPAEKMISRIKDKQLRHRIFQASFKGVQKAIEEKAREYGVPIIYEDPRSTSRQCPIHNAEIVYENGSRVGVCSVGGEKWHRDVASLWNLYLRARPGDGSAAPSPGGLILDGSRVPLGSTATHEPMG from the coding sequence GTGGCTAGAGTAGCGAGGACTGTTGCTGTTAGGAGCGTTAAGCTTCCTAGGAAGGTGTTTAATATTTTTGTTGAGCTTGAGGGTATGTATCGCAACATGGTTGAGCAACTGGTTATGTACGCTATTAGGAGTGATATAACTAGCTTCACAAGGCTCAAGGCAATAAATTATCATGGGATGAGAAATCTATATCCACATATACCATCTCATTATATATATACAGCGTGTCAAGACTCTAGCTCTAGGGCTAAGAGCTTTATTAAGCGGAAGAAGAAGGGCCTTGCCAAGAGAGATTACCCAGAGGTTAGGAGTATCTCGATATGGCTCGACGATCATCTCTGGGAGCTTAACAGCTTAAGATCGATCAAGATAGCAACCCACAGAGGATGGATAGAAATAGAGTTCGAGCCACATAAACAATATTGGAGGTATGTTAATAGGGGTTGGAGGCTTGCTTCAGAAGCGAGGATAAAGCTCGATAGAAAGAATAGACAGCTGATAATATATCTAGTGTTTGTTAGGGATGTGGAGGATTATAATGCAAGAGGATTTCTACCAATAGATGTTAATGAGAATAATATCACAATACTTCTTGATGGGATAGCATATCTATTCGAAACAGATCTAGGAAAGATAGTCCTGGGATATTATTATCGTAGAAAAATGGTTCAGAAGAAGTATGATAGACCATATACCGATACAAGGGTTAAGAAGAAGATTATGAAGAAGCTGAAGGAGAAGAAAAAGAAGGATGATACGAGGTGGAAGATAGCTAACATAGTTGTTAGAACAGCTCTTGAGAAGGGATATGCTGTTGTCCTTGAAAGGCTTGGTAAAAAGCCTGCTGAGAAAATGATCTCGAGGATTAAAGATAAACAGCTTAGACACAGAATATTCCAAGCATCATTCAAAGGGGTTCAAAAAGCTATTGAGGAGAAGGCCAGGGAATATGGTGTCCCGATAATCTATGAGGATCCGAGGAGCACATCGAGGCAATGCCCGATCCATAATGCTGAGATAGTATATGAAAACGGATCCAGAGTCGGGGTATGTAGTGTTGGTGGGGAGAAGTGGCATAGAGATGTTGCATCTCTATGGAACCTCTATCTCAGAGCCCGCCCGGGTGATGGGAGCGCTGCTCCAAGCCCTGGTGGGCTTATCCTAGATGGGAGCCGCGTGCCGTTGGGCTCGACAGCCACCCATGAGCCTATGGGATGA
- a CDS encoding DUF1646 family protein, producing the protein MAEDLVIYSLIAILVGVLIAPLLSRRVEENLEVFFLVMGFLASLVSGSLGFKLLLEALETPVMVRGIPIGIFQAVLLAGILFERFRGRLRRVLSGGRASSAAPILYSILVLVLGLGSSFISAIVASVIIAEVARTLDIPRGVRTYLLVLPAYAIGVGAALTPLGEPLSTIAIAKLSGEPYHADFFFLARLLWDYVLVIVLVCSILSWYLYRRALRTLEAIAAGEQANAGGDRGGGGYREAVVRALKIYIFVFALVLLGHSFDPIVERYVIHLSPEAMYLFGSVSAALDNATLVAAIVSPEMNILQIKSFLISLLIAGGFLIPGNVPNIVIAYINGIGFREWALKALPIGIPMFLGSFLALFYLGA; encoded by the coding sequence ATGGCTGAGGATCTTGTGATCTATTCTCTCATAGCTATTCTCGTTGGGGTTTTGATCGCTCCTCTGCTGTCTAGGAGGGTTGAGGAGAATCTCGAGGTTTTCTTTCTGGTTATGGGCTTTCTAGCCTCTCTCGTCTCGGGCAGCCTTGGTTTTAAGCTGCTTCTCGAGGCTCTTGAGACTCCTGTTATGGTTAGGGGTATCCCTATAGGTATATTCCAGGCGGTGTTGCTTGCTGGTATCCTTTTTGAGAGGTTTAGGGGGAGGCTTAGAAGGGTTCTCAGCGGTGGGAGGGCCTCCTCCGCAGCCCCTATACTCTATTCGATCCTCGTCCTTGTATTGGGTTTGGGGAGCAGCTTTATATCTGCCATCGTAGCCTCGGTCATCATAGCCGAGGTTGCTAGAACACTGGATATACCTAGGGGTGTTAGAACCTACCTACTCGTCTTGCCAGCATATGCCATAGGCGTTGGCGCAGCCCTCACACCCTTGGGAGAGCCCCTATCAACTATAGCCATCGCTAAGCTCTCTGGAGAGCCTTATCACGCTGACTTCTTCTTCCTAGCAAGGCTGCTATGGGACTACGTCCTTGTTATTGTCTTAGTGTGTTCCATCCTCTCCTGGTATCTATATAGGAGGGCTTTGAGAACCCTCGAAGCCATTGCCGCGGGGGAGCAAGCCAATGCAGGGGGGGATCGAGGTGGTGGGGGCTATCGAGAGGCTGTTGTGAGGGCCTTAAAGATATATATCTTCGTCTTCGCCCTCGTCCTTCTAGGCCACTCCTTCGACCCCATTGTGGAGAGGTATGTAATCCACCTATCGCCGGAGGCTATGTATCTATTTGGCAGCGTATCAGCAGCCCTGGACAACGCGACCCTGGTTGCGGCGATAGTATCGCCGGAGATGAATATTCTACAGATAAAATCCTTCCTAATATCGCTATTAATAGCCGGGGGCTTCCTAATCCCGGGTAATGTTCCAAACATAGTCATAGCATATATAAATGGGATAGGCTTTAGAGAGTGGGCTTTGAAAGCCCTCCCAATAGGGATCCCGATGTTCCTAGGATCCTTCCTAGCACTATTCTACCTCGGAGCCTAG
- a CDS encoding DUF72 domain-containing protein — MFRSFDIVEIQETFYDPPPVERARMLRSEAPEGFVFSVKAWQIITHSLSSPTIRRLRRRLEGDPSEYGFLKPTKANMDAWEVVEEFARELGARFVVFQTPPSFGYSPEALRWVRDFFSSIVGRGFIIGWEARGSWNEGSNVEALCGLLTDLGVIHVVDLLRRDPCRSRGEILYTRLHGLGGGEVNYRYRYTDDDLKRLREKIYALGFPETYVLFNNVYMWDDARRFRSLVRGSQSTMSRTSSP; from the coding sequence GTGTTTAGGAGTTTCGATATTGTAGAGATTCAGGAGACCTTCTACGATCCTCCCCCTGTTGAGAGGGCTAGGATGCTTAGGAGTGAGGCTCCTGAGGGGTTTGTGTTTAGTGTTAAGGCCTGGCAGATTATTACACACAGTCTTTCCAGCCCTACTATAAGGAGGCTTAGGAGAAGGCTTGAGGGAGATCCAAGCGAGTACGGCTTTCTAAAGCCTACAAAGGCTAATATGGATGCCTGGGAGGTTGTCGAGGAATTTGCGAGGGAGCTGGGGGCCAGATTCGTGGTTTTCCAGACACCCCCGTCCTTCGGCTATAGCCCTGAAGCGCTGAGATGGGTTAGGGATTTCTTCTCCTCTATCGTCGGTAGGGGCTTTATAATTGGGTGGGAGGCTAGGGGGAGCTGGAATGAGGGATCCAATGTTGAGGCTCTATGCGGCCTCCTAACAGATCTGGGGGTGATCCATGTTGTTGATCTCCTAAGAAGAGATCCCTGTAGATCCCGTGGGGAGATACTATATACAAGGCTCCACGGACTCGGAGGTGGCGAGGTTAACTATAGATATAGATATACGGATGATGATTTGAAGAGGCTGAGAGAGAAGATATATGCTCTGGGGTTTCCAGAGACATATGTTCTCTTCAACAACGTATATATGTGGGATGATGCTAGGAGGTTTAGAAGCCTTGTGAGGGGATCTCAATCCACTATGAGCCGAACCTCCTCTCCCTAA
- the uppS gene encoding polyprenyl diphosphate synthase: MPRWLRRSRLLRKTISYLLRIASPIMGLVYRVYEASLEEQVLRGPMPRHVAIIPDGNRRWAILQGLPKYVGHESGYRKMKEVFSWLYDLGVKIVTVYAMSYENCIKRPEDERARLYSLIERGLEELAEEAVKRGVRIRVTGRLELVPERLRRVARDVENRTSGYGERVVNIALCYGGRQEIIDAIRRIARDARDGKIDPEEITEESFIKYLEISHEPDLVIRTSGELRISNFLLWQSAYSELYFCEAFWPEFRRIDLLRAIRSYQLRERRFGS, from the coding sequence ATGCCCAGATGGCTGAGGCGTTCCAGGCTTCTCAGAAAAACCATCTCCTATCTCCTCAGAATCGCATCACCCATCATGGGCCTTGTCTACAGGGTCTACGAGGCCAGCCTTGAGGAGCAGGTTTTGAGGGGGCCTATGCCGAGGCATGTTGCCATAATACCTGATGGTAATAGGAGGTGGGCTATTCTCCAGGGTCTGCCTAAGTATGTTGGGCATGAGAGTGGATATAGGAAGATGAAGGAGGTTTTCAGTTGGCTCTACGATCTAGGCGTTAAGATTGTAACTGTCTATGCAATGTCATATGAGAACTGCATCAAGAGGCCCGAGGATGAGAGGGCAAGGCTATACTCACTCATAGAGAGGGGGTTGGAGGAGCTTGCTGAGGAAGCCGTTAAAAGGGGTGTTAGGATAAGGGTTACAGGTAGGCTAGAGCTTGTCCCCGAGAGATTGAGGAGGGTTGCTAGAGATGTTGAGAATAGAACATCTGGGTATGGGGAGAGGGTTGTTAATATAGCACTCTGCTATGGGGGTAGGCAGGAGATTATAGATGCTATAAGGAGGATAGCTAGGGATGCTAGGGATGGGAAGATAGATCCTGAGGAGATCACGGAGGAATCCTTTATAAAATATCTAGAGATAAGCCACGAACCAGACCTGGTTATAAGAACCTCGGGAGAGCTGAGGATAAGCAACTTCCTCCTATGGCAATCGGCATATTCAGAGCTATACTTCTGCGAGGCCTTCTGGCCTGAGTTCAGGAGGATAGATCTTCTTAGGGCTATTAGATCCTATCAGCTTAGGGAGAGGAGGTTCGGCTCATAG